One Actinomadura viridis genomic region harbors:
- a CDS encoding ABC transporter substrate-binding protein, producing the protein MQRSETAPFAPGRVRRTGRWQRARRGVAVAAAVAAGVAGCGGGGTGGGQARTTLTIATPGFPPSLDPATGANENSDHFNLAYDPLIVQAPDGSFTPGLAERWSYGPRNESFTITLRSGVRFSDGTPLDAEAVKQWIDHALTLPGGRATTYLKSLRSVDVDDPRTVRLNFSRPTPLLELTFSQILGMGLIGSPAAVKSGTLSTMTAGTGPYMLDPSATVARDHYTYVPNPHHYDKARVRWKKIVIKTMASPTAALQALRTGQVQVAKDQPVASLDPARKAGLKHVEPLTLLLGLSLMDRDGKVARPLADVRVRQAINHAIDRKALAAVVGAGHGRATAQMAAPGDDSYDEALDRNYPYDVAKAKGLLAEAGYGGGFELRTVSVAAVGQDRLAQALAGQLEKVGIRLKLDVKANVSDYMKDLSSGTYPAGTLSFGRLPAAILYQMLWGPDAALFNPYKTSNERLAALNRELAAASSEKVPGIARRMQAETVAQAWFAPVVATPLVVLHRSEVTGVDATPERNVINAAEIRPAS; encoded by the coding sequence ATGCAGCGAAGCGAGACGGCCCCGTTCGCGCCCGGCCGGGTGCGCCGGACGGGCCGGTGGCAGCGGGCTCGACGTGGCGTGGCCGTCGCGGCCGCGGTGGCGGCCGGGGTGGCGGGATGCGGCGGCGGGGGCACGGGGGGCGGGCAGGCGCGGACGACCCTCACGATCGCGACGCCGGGCTTTCCGCCGAGCCTCGATCCCGCGACCGGCGCCAACGAGAACAGCGACCACTTCAACCTGGCCTACGACCCGCTCATCGTCCAGGCACCGGACGGGTCGTTCACGCCGGGCCTCGCCGAACGGTGGTCGTACGGACCGCGCAACGAGAGCTTCACGATCACCCTCCGCTCCGGGGTGAGGTTCAGCGACGGGACACCGTTGGACGCCGAGGCCGTCAAGCAGTGGATCGACCACGCGCTGACGCTCCCGGGCGGGCGCGCGACGACGTACCTGAAGTCCCTGCGCTCGGTCGACGTCGACGACCCGAGGACCGTCCGGCTGAACTTCAGCCGCCCCACCCCGCTTCTGGAACTCACCTTCAGCCAGATCCTGGGCATGGGGTTGATAGGAAGCCCCGCCGCCGTCAAGTCCGGCACGCTCTCCACGATGACCGCGGGCACCGGCCCGTACATGCTCGACCCCAGCGCCACGGTCGCCCGTGACCACTACACCTACGTCCCGAACCCGCACCACTACGACAAGGCCAGGGTGCGGTGGAAGAAGATCGTCATCAAGACGATGGCGAGTCCCACGGCCGCGCTCCAGGCGCTCCGGACGGGCCAGGTGCAGGTCGCCAAGGACCAGCCTGTGGCCAGCCTCGACCCTGCACGCAAGGCGGGGCTGAAGCACGTCGAACCGCTCACGCTCCTGCTCGGTCTCTCTCTGATGGACCGCGACGGCAAGGTGGCGCGTCCGCTGGCGGACGTGCGCGTCCGGCAGGCGATCAACCACGCCATCGACCGGAAGGCGCTGGCCGCCGTGGTCGGCGCCGGCCACGGCAGGGCGACCGCCCAGATGGCGGCGCCCGGCGACGACAGCTACGACGAAGCGCTGGATCGGAACTACCCGTACGACGTCGCGAAGGCGAAGGGCCTGCTGGCGGAGGCGGGCTACGGCGGAGGCTTCGAGCTGCGGACCGTCTCGGTGGCGGCCGTCGGACAGGACCGGCTCGCCCAGGCGCTCGCGGGTCAGCTGGAGAAGGTCGGCATCCGGCTCAAGCTGGACGTGAAGGCCAACGTCTCCGACTACATGAAGGACCTGTCCAGCGGAACGTACCCGGCCGGGACGCTCAGTTTCGGCCGGCTCCCCGCTGCGATCCTCTATCAGATGCTCTGGGGCCCCGACGCGGCTCTGTTCAATCCGTACAAGACGTCGAACGAGAGGCTCGCGGCGCTCAACCGCGAGCTCGCCGCGGCCTCGTCCGAGAAGGTGCCGGGCATCGCGCGGCGGATGCAGGCCGAGACGGTCGCCCAGGCATGGTTCGCGCCGGTGGTGGCCACGCCGCTGGTGGTACTCCACCGTTCGGAGGTGACGGGCGTCGACGCCACGCCCGAGCGCAACGTGATCAACGCCGCGGAGATCAGGCCGGCCTCATGA
- a CDS encoding NAD(P)-binding domain-containing protein has product MGAFSSGETFWWLPLDDDPAEWFVARERRRTGRAGTSIRVYTDRGPWHVRRVISATGTWWRPYLPYSPGRDLYLGRQLHTVSYRGSEPFHGRRGVIVGGSNSARRAFGTPGTVA; this is encoded by the coding sequence GTGGGGGCGTTCTCCAGCGGGGAGACCTTCTGGTGGCTGCCCCTGGACGACGATCCCGCCGAGTGGTTCGTCGCACGCGAGCGCCGAAGAACTGGGCGTGCCGGGACTTCCATCCGCGTCTACACCGACCGTGGCCCCTGGCACGTCCGCCGCGTGATCAGCGCGACCGGCACCTGGTGGCGCCCCTACCTGCCGTACTCCCCCGGCCGCGACCTCTACCTGGGGCGACAGCTGCACACCGTCAGCTACCGCGGCTCCGAGCCTTTCCACGGCCGGCGGGGCGTCATCGTAGGCGGGAGCAACTCCGCGCGGCGGGCCTTTGGGACGCCCGGAACGGTGGCGTGA
- a CDS encoding winged helix-turn-helix transcriptional regulator, which yields MAALRRVSSSVLSQRLGELTEAGIVQRAERGYVLTADGEDLAEEFLRLSHWADRWATHLKEHAGPNWPTSWPSVPFGWRHVGRGDSVAVWKRRVTRPLFDQRFSIRSTRGRLAGMPLNLKRLRLAPVEPP from the coding sequence TTGGCTGCACTGCGACGTGTCTCGTCCAGCGTGCTGTCCCAGAGGCTTGGTGAATTGACCGAGGCGGGCATCGTCCAACGAGCGGAACGCGGCTACGTCCTGACCGCGGACGGCGAAGACCTCGCCGAGGAGTTCCTGCGCCTCAGTCATTGGGCGGACCGCTGGGCAACCCACCTTAAGGAGCACGCGGGTCCCAACTGGCCGACGTCGTGGCCGAGTGTCCCTTTTGGGTGGCGCCACGTTGGTCGTGGCGACTCCGTAGCTGTGTGGAAACGGCGAGTAACCCGGCCCCTGTTCGATCAGCGCTTCTCTATTCGAAGCACTCGGGGTAGACTGGCCGGCATGCCTCTCAATTTGAAGCGGCTGCGTCTGGCTCCCGTCGAGCCGCCGTAG
- a CDS encoding DUF1330 domain-containing protein — protein sequence MFTYFERIQESLDPFGGRFLVHGTGPEVLEAHWRGVTS from the coding sequence GTGTTCACCTACTTCGAACGGATCCAAGAGAGCCTGGACCCGTTCGGCGGCCGCTTTCTCGTCCACGGAACCGGACCGGAGGTGCTTGAGGCCCACTGGCGGGGAGTTACGTCGTGA
- a CDS encoding HNH endonuclease, translating into MPEHRLVMEGILGRRLIPRIENEHHKNGVRDDNRPENLELRSSVQPKGQRVSDLLAFAREITEQYGDVPDAAL; encoded by the coding sequence GTGCCCGAACACCGCCTGGTGATGGAGGGGATTCTCGGCAGGCGGCTGATCCCCCGCATCGAGAACGAGCATCACAAGAACGGAGTCCGCGATGACAACCGGCCTGAGAATCTTGAGCTTCGGTCATCGGTGCAGCCGAAGGGGCAGCGGGTAAGCGATCTTCTGGCGTTCGCCCGCGAGATCACTGAGCAGTATGGGGACGTACCTGATGCCGCCCTGTGA
- a CDS encoding TROVE domain-containing protein codes for MAKFNRGTARPAVSSPVKTATAPTGRTHEGAPGHARDAKSELFLLAVANMVGENSFYETAGDRDNRFRDLIHQAAVEDVAWMTGFLPWLRTEANMRSASVVGALEAVRARLVAGEQGGNRQLVRSVLRRADEPGEALAYWISTHGRAIPKPVKRGIGDAVLRMGTEFNYVKWGSSEGRGFTFADILNLTHAGDRKGSSQAGRFQGPWQHDLFGYAVERRRRADAPIPESLEMLTRRSALLAMPVDERRQVLEDPETLRRAGITWEALAGWLQGPMDARAWEAIIPSMGIFALVRNLRNFDQADVSDEVAERVAAKLADPDVIARSRMFPFRFLAAHNAAPSVRWTWALEKALNHSLGNVPRLTGRTLVLVDRSGSMFGRVSNKSGLNRADSAAIFGAALAMRAVSADLVEFGTGHRPVDVRRGESLLRVLERFTSMGGTNTAEAVRASYRGHDRVVIVTDEQAGGGYHGTDPTAQVPATVPVYTWNLAGYQYGHGPSGERNRHAFGGLSDAAFRLIDLIEMRKSACWPWERNDGTTSMN; via the coding sequence ATGGCGAAGTTCAACCGCGGCACCGCGCGCCCGGCCGTCTCCAGCCCGGTGAAGACCGCGACGGCCCCGACCGGCCGCACCCACGAGGGCGCCCCCGGGCACGCCCGCGACGCCAAGTCCGAGCTCTTCCTCCTGGCCGTGGCGAACATGGTCGGCGAGAACTCCTTCTACGAGACCGCCGGCGACCGCGACAACCGTTTCCGTGACCTGATCCACCAGGCCGCCGTGGAGGACGTCGCGTGGATGACCGGCTTCCTGCCGTGGCTGCGCACCGAGGCGAACATGCGCTCCGCCTCCGTGGTCGGCGCGCTGGAGGCCGTCCGGGCCCGCCTGGTCGCAGGCGAGCAGGGCGGCAACCGCCAGCTCGTGAGGAGCGTCCTGCGGCGCGCCGACGAGCCCGGCGAGGCCCTCGCCTACTGGATCAGCACCCACGGCCGCGCGATCCCCAAGCCCGTCAAGCGCGGCATCGGCGACGCCGTGCTGCGCATGGGCACGGAGTTCAACTACGTGAAGTGGGGCAGCTCGGAGGGCCGCGGGTTCACCTTCGCCGACATCCTCAATCTCACCCACGCGGGCGACCGCAAGGGCAGCTCGCAGGCGGGCCGGTTCCAGGGCCCCTGGCAGCACGACCTGTTCGGGTACGCGGTCGAGCGCCGCCGCCGGGCCGACGCTCCGATCCCGGAGTCGCTGGAGATGCTGACCCGCCGAAGCGCGCTGCTGGCCATGCCGGTCGACGAGCGACGGCAGGTGCTGGAGGATCCCGAGACGCTGCGGCGCGCGGGCATCACCTGGGAGGCCCTCGCAGGCTGGCTCCAGGGCCCCATGGACGCCCGGGCGTGGGAGGCGATCATCCCGAGCATGGGCATCTTCGCGCTCGTCCGGAACCTGCGGAACTTCGACCAGGCGGACGTGAGCGACGAGGTGGCCGAGCGGGTCGCGGCCAAGCTGGCCGACCCCGACGTCATCGCGCGCTCGCGCATGTTCCCGTTCCGGTTCCTGGCGGCCCACAACGCGGCGCCGTCGGTGCGGTGGACGTGGGCTCTGGAAAAGGCGCTGAACCACTCGCTGGGCAACGTCCCGCGGCTGACCGGCCGCACGCTGGTCCTGGTCGACCGGTCCGGCTCCATGTTCGGCCGCGTCTCGAACAAGTCCGGTCTCAACCGCGCCGACAGCGCGGCGATCTTCGGCGCAGCCCTGGCGATGCGCGCGGTCTCGGCCGACCTGGTGGAGTTCGGCACCGGCCACCGGCCCGTCGACGTCCGCCGCGGCGAGTCGCTGCTGCGGGTGCTGGAGCGGTTCACCTCGATGGGCGGCACCAACACCGCCGAGGCCGTCCGGGCCAGCTACCGCGGCCACGACCGCGTCGTGATCGTCACCGACGAACAGGCGGGGGGCGGCTACCACGGAACCGACCCGACCGCGCAGGTGCCGGCCACCGTGCCCGTCTACACCTGGAACCTGGCCGGCTACCAGTACGGCCACGGCCCGTCCGGAGAGCGCAACCGGCACGCCTTCGGCGGCCTGTCGGACGCCGCTTTTAGACTGATCGACTTGATCGAGATGAGAAAGTCTGCCTGCTGGCCATGGGAGCGAAACGACGGCACGACTTCGATGAACTGA
- a CDS encoding YciI family protein, with protein sequence MQYALLIYVEPGSHDGLSAADRDVVNADYRALADDGRCVVHAQLQSVETATSVRVVGGRTLMTDGPFADTKEVLGGIGLIEAADLDEALELAASIPAARLGGTVEIRPLVRP encoded by the coding sequence ATGCAGTACGCCCTGTTGATCTACGTCGAGCCCGGCTCCCATGACGGGTTGTCCGCTGCGGACCGTGACGTGGTCAACGCCGACTATCGTGCGCTGGCCGATGACGGCCGCTGCGTCGTCCACGCGCAACTGCAGTCGGTCGAGACGGCGACCAGTGTGCGCGTGGTCGGGGGACGGACGCTGATGACCGACGGTCCGTTCGCGGACACCAAGGAGGTGCTCGGCGGAATCGGCCTCATCGAGGCGGCCGACCTGGACGAGGCGCTCGAGCTGGCCGCGAGCATCCCCGCCGCCCGGCTCGGCGGCACGGTTGAGATACGGCCGTTGGTCCGGCCGTGA
- a CDS encoding RNA polymerase sigma factor, with translation MSVLEETFREEWGRVLASLVGFLGDFDKAEDAAQEAFAIAAERWSVSGVPDNPGAWLVTTARNRAIDRIRRERTLAEKIPLLTVPEAAAMDELDESGIKDERLELIFTCCHPALPLEGQVALTLRALGGLETAEIARAFLVSEETMKRRLSRAKAKIKATGIPFAVPGAHVLADRLDAVLAVIYLIYNEGYSGRIDLGDEAIHLGGVLAALMPDEPEAHGLLALMMIHQARRQARFSGDDLVLLEDQDRSLWDKRQIATGRAALDRAIALGGRGFYVVQAAIASLQTRAQIDWTQVAAMYQRLVELTGSPVVELNRAAALAQAGDPATALRAVDGLDLDGYLYFHSTRGELLRRLGRDGEARSAYRRALDLATSPPERRFLTRRLELL, from the coding sequence GTGAGCGTGCTCGAGGAGACCTTCAGGGAGGAATGGGGCCGGGTACTGGCCTCGCTGGTCGGGTTTCTGGGTGATTTCGACAAGGCAGAGGACGCCGCGCAGGAGGCGTTCGCGATCGCGGCGGAGCGCTGGTCGGTGTCGGGCGTGCCGGACAACCCGGGTGCGTGGCTGGTGACGACGGCCCGCAACAGGGCGATCGACCGGATCCGCCGGGAACGCACCCTGGCCGAGAAGATCCCCCTGCTGACGGTGCCGGAGGCCGCTGCGATGGACGAGCTCGACGAGAGCGGGATCAAGGACGAACGACTCGAGCTGATCTTCACCTGCTGCCATCCGGCTCTGCCGCTGGAGGGGCAGGTGGCGCTTACGCTGCGGGCCCTGGGCGGCCTGGAGACCGCCGAGATCGCACGGGCTTTCCTCGTCTCCGAAGAGACCATGAAGCGCCGCCTGTCCCGAGCCAAGGCCAAGATCAAGGCGACCGGGATCCCGTTCGCGGTGCCCGGTGCACACGTGCTGGCGGACCGGCTCGATGCCGTGCTGGCCGTCATCTACCTGATCTACAACGAGGGCTACAGCGGTCGGATCGACCTCGGCGACGAAGCCATCCACCTCGGAGGAGTGCTCGCCGCGCTCATGCCGGACGAGCCGGAGGCACATGGACTGCTCGCCCTGATGATGATCCACCAGGCCAGGCGGCAGGCCCGGTTCTCCGGCGACGATCTCGTGCTGCTCGAGGATCAGGACCGTTCGCTCTGGGACAAGCGCCAGATCGCGACGGGGCGGGCCGCGCTCGATCGGGCGATCGCCTTGGGCGGGCGCGGCTTCTACGTCGTCCAGGCCGCGATCGCCTCGTTGCAGACGCGAGCTCAGATCGATTGGACGCAGGTCGCCGCGATGTACCAGAGGCTGGTTGAACTCACCGGCTCGCCGGTGGTCGAGCTCAACCGCGCCGCGGCGCTCGCCCAGGCCGGCGATCCCGCCACGGCACTGCGCGCGGTCGATGGCCTCGACCTGGACGGCTACCTCTACTTCCATTCGACCCGGGGCGAGCTGCTGCGGCGTCTCGGCCGCGACGGGGAGGCCAGATCCGCGTATCGCCGGGCGCTCGACCTGGCCACGTCACCCCCCGAGCGGAGGTTCCTGACCCGTCGCCTCGAACTTCTCTGA
- a CDS encoding ester cyclase — protein sequence MSEGPTAINKATCHRGTQAVNSGDADLISTTFDEVFAPDVLIRTPLPIGTTGVEAIKEVFTKLLGAFPDLHITIEDVIAEGDKVVSRNTVSGTHQGEYMGIPPTGKAVTWKEIMIVRFEDGRITETWGVVDVLSQMRQLGVIPAGPS from the coding sequence ATGTCAGAAGGCCCGACAGCAATCAACAAGGCGACGTGCCACCGCGGGACCCAGGCGGTCAACAGCGGTGATGCGGACCTCATCTCCACGACCTTCGACGAGGTCTTCGCCCCGGACGTTCTGATCCGCACTCCCTTGCCGATTGGAACGACGGGAGTCGAGGCGATCAAAGAGGTGTTCACCAAGCTCCTCGGCGCCTTTCCTGACCTGCACATCACGATCGAGGACGTGATCGCCGAGGGGGACAAGGTCGTCTCCAGGAACACCGTGAGCGGAACTCATCAGGGCGAGTACATGGGCATCCCGCCCACCGGAAAGGCCGTCACCTGGAAGGAGATCATGATCGTTCGATTCGAGGACGGGCGGATCACCGAGACCTGGGGGGTCGTCGACGTCCTGTCGCAGATGCGACAGCTCGGAGTGATCCCCGCAGGCCCCTCATGA
- a CDS encoding DoxX family protein, whose product MNVFLWIVQVLLAAIFVMSGLEKFTQPKNKLAGKYAWAKDVSLATLRFIGVTELLGAIGLIVPAAIGIAPVLTPIAGTGLAILMLLAVAMHIRRKEPSGVPVTASLLVLAAFVSWGRFGPYGW is encoded by the coding sequence ATGAACGTGTTCTTGTGGATCGTTCAGGTGCTCTTAGCGGCCATCTTCGTCATGTCCGGCCTGGAGAAATTCACGCAGCCGAAGAACAAGCTGGCCGGCAAGTATGCCTGGGCGAAGGACGTCTCTCTGGCAACGCTGCGATTCATCGGTGTCACGGAACTGCTCGGAGCGATCGGACTGATCGTGCCGGCCGCGATCGGAATCGCCCCCGTCCTGACCCCGATCGCCGGGACCGGGCTGGCGATCTTGATGCTCCTGGCGGTGGCCATGCACATCCGTCGTAAGGAGCCGTCCGGAGTGCCGGTCACCGCCAGCTTGTTGGTGCTCGCCGCGTTCGTCAGCTGGGGACGTTTCGGTCCGTACGGCTGGTGA
- a CDS encoding nuclear transport factor 2 family protein yields MSDFEAIADRVQIEALRGEHFDAPMLGDYDRFASLFTEDAVWRLPFANVELVGRKNIRVGIERLQRAWEFWVQNSHSGTIQIDGDTATGRDYVFEIGRQRDGRSVVMYGLFHDRYQRTPDGWKFTERVLEPRYLDTTPLTGAPPQGSWDDH; encoded by the coding sequence ATGAGTGACTTTGAGGCCATCGCCGACCGCGTCCAGATCGAGGCGCTGCGCGGCGAGCACTTCGACGCGCCCATGCTCGGCGACTACGACCGCTTCGCGTCGTTGTTCACCGAGGACGCGGTGTGGCGGCTCCCCTTCGCCAACGTCGAACTCGTCGGGCGGAAGAATATCCGCGTCGGGATCGAACGGCTTCAGCGTGCGTGGGAGTTCTGGGTGCAGAACTCGCACTCGGGCACGATTCAGATCGATGGCGACACCGCGACCGGCCGGGATTACGTCTTCGAGATCGGTCGCCAGCGCGACGGCAGGTCGGTCGTCATGTACGGCCTGTTCCACGACCGCTACCAGCGCACCCCGGACGGCTGGAAGTTCACCGAGCGCGTTCTCGAGCCCAGGTACCTCGACACCACTCCGCTGACGGGCGCACCGCCCCAGGGATCCTGGGACGACCACTAA
- a CDS encoding site-specific integrase: MHHGPGTAPSTSFRRRSKALVQLRAPSGSRWGLVTVGEWFTHWLATRTGAASTISGYASHVRLYLALYVGMVVLAELSVSHLQAMFARIAREHQARGTPLAAATLNRIRATLRTALNAALRRGPASDNPAARME, from the coding sequence GTGCACCACGGTCCCGGCACCGCGCCGTCGACCTCCTTCCGCAGGCGCAGCAAGGCCCTGGTCCAGCTCAGGGCTCCGTCTGGTTCGAGGTGGGGGCTGGTCACGGTGGGGGAGTGGTTCACACACTGGCTGGCCACCCGAACGGGTGCGGCGTCCACCATCAGCGGATACGCGAGCCACGTTCGTCTCTACCTGGCCCTTTACGTGGGCATGGTGGTGCTGGCCGAGCTGTCGGTCTCGCACCTGCAGGCGATGTTCGCGCGCATCGCCCGCGAGCATCAGGCCCGGGGTACGCCGTTGGCGGCGGCCACCCTGAACCGGATCCGGGCGACGCTGCGTACCGCCCTCAACGCCGCCCTCCGCCGAGGGCCGGCCTCGGACAACCCAGCGGCCCGGATGGAATAG
- a CDS encoding ABC transporter substrate-binding protein — MVRVFCAAAVVLAASACGDGAASGAGDSKQVVIANFGGAVKNATETSFWKPFTADGGLAVRSDPAGGGFAAKLQAQAQSGRVSWDVIEALEGSSAVLLSRKGLLEKLPADLTAQLTKVSVPGSVQPYGVSMGDTGVVITCNMKVVQKCPANPAEFWDVKNFPGRRAMIDNPYQSMASALIADGVPVGKVFPIDVDRALRSLDRIKPAVNVWTTSGDQQMQLMRSGEVGIAFMWSGRAKSLADEGVKLKTSWDGSLVNPSYTVVVKNGPNTDGGLKYLKWYATHPDAQANLVNALGYGTSSPGVGALLKPGVRAWMPSDPANAKNQVRIDPTWWADNQREVEPRWRDFIAG; from the coding sequence ATGGTACGCGTGTTCTGTGCCGCCGCCGTCGTCCTGGCCGCTTCGGCGTGCGGAGACGGGGCGGCCTCGGGGGCGGGCGACTCGAAGCAGGTCGTGATCGCTAATTTCGGTGGGGCGGTGAAGAACGCCACCGAGACGTCGTTCTGGAAGCCGTTCACGGCCGACGGCGGCCTCGCCGTGCGGTCCGATCCGGCGGGCGGCGGGTTCGCCGCCAAGCTGCAGGCCCAAGCGCAGAGTGGCCGGGTGAGCTGGGACGTCATCGAGGCGCTCGAAGGTTCCAGCGCGGTGCTGCTGTCCCGGAAGGGTCTGCTGGAGAAGCTTCCCGCGGACCTGACCGCCCAGCTGACGAAGGTCTCCGTGCCGGGCTCGGTGCAGCCGTACGGGGTGTCGATGGGCGACACCGGTGTCGTCATCACCTGCAATATGAAGGTCGTGCAGAAATGCCCCGCCAATCCGGCTGAATTCTGGGACGTCAAGAATTTTCCGGGCCGCCGCGCGATGATCGACAATCCGTACCAGTCCATGGCGTCCGCTCTTATCGCGGACGGTGTTCCGGTCGGCAAGGTATTCCCCATCGACGTCGACCGGGCGCTCCGCAGCCTCGATCGGATCAAGCCCGCGGTCAACGTCTGGACCACGAGCGGCGACCAGCAGATGCAGCTGATGCGCAGCGGCGAGGTCGGCATCGCGTTCATGTGGAGCGGGCGCGCCAAGTCGCTGGCCGACGAGGGCGTCAAGCTGAAGACCAGCTGGGACGGTTCACTCGTGAACCCGTCCTACACGGTCGTGGTCAAGAACGGGCCCAACACCGACGGCGGGCTGAAGTACCTGAAGTGGTATGCGACGCACCCGGACGCGCAGGCGAACCTCGTCAACGCGCTCGGCTACGGCACCTCCAGCCCTGGCGTGGGCGCCCTGTTGAAGCCGGGGGTGCGCGCGTGGATGCCGTCCGACCCGGCCAACGCCAAGAACCAGGTGCGCATCGACCCCACATGGTGGGCCGACAACCAGCGCGAGGTCGAGCCTCGCTGGCGCGACTTCATCGCGGGCTGA